The following are encoded together in the Deltaproteobacteria bacterium genome:
- a CDS encoding XdhC family protein yields MTNNIFLQVDKFLSRGKRVVLARIVARKGSTPRAIGSKCIITEDGTLVGTIGGGFVEHVVLEQAKDVFREKKSHIHHFELTGEDLSRADMLCGGVLDVYLDPIFPENKDTIDLFRTVTELIETGLGGTFLTLVSEGASALDTGNRMLIKIDGSTQGEIPELMGSLERLSLADKPSLIEFPELEFQVFVESIELDPVLLLFGAGHVSAFVARLAKMVGFQVVVIDDRAEYANEERFPQADEIHVLPFPRAFEPFQVTPDSYITILTRGHTSDRIVLKSVLQTDPAYIGMIGSLKKRNTIYQALMEEGIPREKLDRVCSPIGIEINAETPEEIAVSIVAELIKTRAKRVGEKMTPSLVVKSKT; encoded by the coding sequence ATGACTAATAATATATTTTTACAGGTAGATAAATTTTTAAGTCGCGGCAAACGAGTCGTTCTGGCTCGAATCGTGGCCCGCAAAGGTTCGACGCCGCGTGCTATCGGTTCAAAGTGCATCATCACAGAGGATGGAACCTTGGTCGGAACGATTGGCGGCGGTTTCGTGGAGCATGTAGTTCTTGAGCAGGCAAAAGACGTTTTCCGGGAGAAAAAATCTCATATCCATCACTTTGAGCTTACCGGCGAGGACTTATCCAGGGCGGACATGCTGTGCGGAGGCGTTCTGGATGTCTACCTTGATCCAATATTTCCTGAGAATAAAGACACGATTGATTTATTCCGAACAGTAACAGAACTGATTGAAACCGGTCTGGGAGGAACCTTTTTAACCTTGGTTTCTGAGGGAGCCTCTGCTCTGGATACTGGAAACAGAATGCTCATCAAAATAGACGGTTCCACACAAGGTGAGATCCCTGAATTAATGGGGAGCCTGGAAAGGCTCAGCCTGGCTGACAAACCATCCCTAATTGAATTTCCGGAACTTGAATTTCAAGTTTTTGTGGAATCCATCGAACTCGATCCCGTGCTTCTGCTGTTTGGCGCCGGCCATGTCTCCGCTTTCGTCGCCCGCCTGGCAAAAATGGTCGGCTTTCAGGTGGTCGTGATTGACGATCGTGCCGAATACGCCAACGAGGAAAGATTTCCCCAGGCCGATGAAATTCACGTCCTTCCGTTTCCCCGGGCCTTTGAGCCTTTTCAGGTCACTCCAGACTCCTACATCACCATCCTCACCAGAGGGCATACGTCTGACAGAATCGTTCTGAAATCAGTCCTTCAGACAGACCCGGCTTATATCGGCATGATTGGCAGCCTAAAAAAACGGAACACGATATATCAGGCCCTTATGGAGGAAGGGATTCCCAGAGAAAAGCTCGACCGGGTCTGTTCGCCCATCGGAATCGAAATCAACGCCGAAACACCCGAAGAGATCGCTGTCAGTATCGTGGCGGAACTGATTAAAACCAGGGCTAAAAGAGTCGGTGAGAAAATGACGCCATCATTGGTTGTAAAATCGAAGACCTGA
- a CDS encoding amidase, giving the protein MSNLEICFMTATELCDRIRAKTLSAREVMEAHLAQIERVNPKVNAIVTLLPDQAMDQAKKADEALTRGQEIGPLHGLPMAHKDLVLTKGIRTTFGSPIYRDFVPTQDDLIIERLKKAGTIAMGKTNTPEFGAGSQTYNEVFGQTLNPYNTTKTCGGSSGGAAAALACGMLPLADGSDMGGSLRNPANFCNVVGFRPSPGRVPMYPRQVGWTTFSVQGPMARTVEDTALMLSTIAGPDPRSPIALTEPGSLFARSLKRNFKGTRLAWSRDLGGLPVDGRVTAVIDGQRNVFESLGCQIEDAEPDFSGADEAFKVWRAWVVELGMARLLETRRDQIKDTLIWNTEQGMKLTGPQIGRAEVQRTRLYHRVREFMETYEFMILPVNQVPPFDVKQPYITEINGVKMETYIDWMKSCYYITVTGHPAISMPCGFTPEGLPVGVQIVGRHQDDFGVLQLAYAFEQATEFWKQRPPIVE; this is encoded by the coding sequence ATGTCGAATTTGGAGATTTGCTTTATGACTGCCACGGAGTTGTGCGACCGCATCCGCGCCAAAACCCTGTCGGCGCGGGAGGTCATGGAGGCCCATCTGGCGCAGATCGAACGGGTTAACCCCAAGGTGAACGCCATCGTTACGCTACTGCCCGATCAGGCCATGGACCAGGCCAAAAAGGCTGACGAGGCCCTGACCCGGGGCCAGGAAATCGGACCGCTGCACGGTCTGCCCATGGCGCATAAAGATCTGGTACTCACCAAAGGCATCCGCACCACCTTTGGCTCGCCGATTTACAGGGACTTTGTCCCGACTCAAGACGACCTGATCATAGAGCGGCTGAAAAAGGCCGGGACCATAGCCATGGGCAAGACCAACACGCCTGAGTTCGGGGCCGGTTCGCAAACCTATAATGAAGTCTTTGGGCAGACCCTCAACCCATACAACACCACCAAGACCTGCGGCGGCAGCAGCGGCGGGGCGGCCGCGGCCCTGGCCTGCGGCATGCTGCCTCTGGCCGATGGCAGTGACATGGGCGGCAGCCTGCGCAATCCGGCCAACTTCTGCAACGTCGTCGGGTTTCGCCCCTCTCCCGGCCGGGTGCCCATGTATCCCAGACAGGTCGGCTGGACTACCTTCTCGGTGCAGGGCCCCATGGCCCGAACGGTCGAAGATACCGCGCTCATGCTGAGCACTATCGCTGGACCTGACCCGCGCTCACCCATCGCCCTGACTGAGCCGGGCAGCCTGTTTGCCCGCTCCCTTAAACGAAATTTCAAGGGGACGCGCCTGGCCTGGAGCCGCGATCTGGGGGGACTGCCCGTGGACGGGCGCGTGACTGCGGTCATTGACGGGCAGCGAAATGTCTTTGAATCCCTGGGCTGCCAGATCGAGGATGCCGAGCCGGATTTCTCAGGCGCGGATGAGGCTTTCAAGGTCTGGCGGGCCTGGGTCGTGGAACTGGGCATGGCCCGCCTGCTGGAGACGCGCCGGGATCAAATCAAGGACACACTGATCTGGAACACCGAACAAGGCATGAAGCTGACCGGCCCCCAGATCGGGCGGGCCGAAGTCCAGCGCACCCGGCTCTATCACCGCGTGCGGGAGTTCATGGAAACCTATGAGTTCATGATCCTCCCGGTGAATCAGGTGCCTCCCTTTGACGTGAAGCAGCCTTATATCACCGAGATCAACGGCGTCAAGATGGAGACCTACATTGACTGGATGAAGTCCTGCTACTACATCACCGTGACAGGGCATCCAGCTATTTCAATGCCCTGCGGCTTCACGCCCGAGGGTCTGCCCGTGGGCGTCCAGATCGTCGGCCGCCACCAGGACGATTTCGGCGTTCTGCAATTAGCCTATGCCTTTGAACAGGCCACCGAATTCTGGAAACAGCGGCCGCCAATAGTGGAGTGA
- a CDS encoding molybdopterin-binding protein translates to MKKIKVENAVGTVLAHDITRIIPGKFKGVGFKKGHIVTGDDVPELLKLGKKYLYVLDLPEGQLHEDEAALRIARAISGHNLRWTEPVEGKSNIVSLKDGLLKVNVAGLLRINKLGNIIVSTLKTNYPGRKDQTVAATRIIPLTISRKKIEKVENLAERYKPILEMLPYRKMRVGGVVTGSEIYQGLIKDEFDRYVARKVIDYGCQFMKKIIVPDDARAISQAILELKELGCELILATGGLSVDPDDVTRRGVREAGAKIICYGSPILPGAMFLYAILGEIPILGLPACVYYYETTVYDLILPRVLAGRQITRHEIAEMGHGGLCLNCQDCRYPVCPFGK, encoded by the coding sequence ATGAAAAAGATAAAGGTTGAAAATGCGGTCGGAACAGTTTTAGCTCACGATATAACCCGGATTATTCCTGGAAAATTCAAAGGAGTAGGTTTCAAGAAAGGGCATATTGTTACGGGGGATGACGTGCCCGAGCTGCTCAAGCTCGGAAAGAAATACCTCTACGTGCTTGATCTCCCAGAAGGTCAGCTGCATGAAGACGAAGCGGCTCTCCGTATTGCCCGCGCCATCTCCGGCCATAACTTAAGATGGACCGAACCGGTGGAAGGCAAATCGAATATCGTCAGCCTCAAAGACGGCTTGCTGAAAGTGAATGTGGCGGGGCTTCTCAGGATAAACAAGCTGGGTAATATTATCGTTTCGACCCTCAAGACGAACTATCCTGGCAGAAAGGATCAGACGGTTGCCGCTACGCGGATCATTCCCCTGACCATCTCGCGTAAGAAAATCGAGAAGGTTGAGAATCTGGCCGAGCGGTACAAGCCCATCCTTGAGATGCTCCCGTACCGGAAAATGCGCGTTGGCGGCGTGGTTACCGGTTCAGAGATTTACCAGGGTCTGATCAAGGATGAATTCGACCGGTATGTGGCCAGGAAAGTCATTGATTACGGCTGTCAATTCATGAAAAAGATTATTGTTCCTGATGATGCCAGGGCTATCTCACAGGCCATCCTGGAATTGAAAGAACTTGGCTGTGAGCTGATCCTGGCTACAGGAGGGCTCTCTGTTGACCCGGATGATGTGACGCGAAGGGGTGTCAGGGAGGCTGGAGCGAAGATCATCTGCTACGGCAGTCCCATCCTGCCTGGAGCCATGTTTCTCTATGCCATTCTTGGCGAGATACCGATTCTGGGTTTACCAGCTTGCGTCTATTACTACGAAACAACGGTTTATGATCTTATCCTGCCGCGGGTTTTGGCCGGGAGGCAGATCACCAGGCATGAGATCGCCGAGATGGGCCACGGTGGTTTGTGCTTGAATTGCCAGGACTGTCGTTATCCGGTCTGTCCTTTTGGAAAATGA
- the mocA gene encoding molybdenum cofactor cytidylyltransferase gives MIHKDHMISGVILAAGRSTRMGQVKQLLHFRGQTILGRIVENAFKSSLQEIIVVLGHAAQQIQQTVDLHRVKVVVNEHYDLGQSTSIKAGLAEVSDQSAGVMFILGDQPLIEVKVIDALIEGYRQDRAWLVIPTWRGRRGNPVLIARSLFPRLNTLIGDPGARVLFEEYAKQIKEIEVENDSIHFDLDTWHDYTELKKREGATPPNRCG, from the coding sequence ATGATTCATAAAGATCATATGATCTCGGGAGTAATCCTGGCCGCAGGTCGGTCCACCCGTATGGGCCAGGTCAAGCAGCTTTTACATTTCAGAGGCCAAACCATCCTGGGCCGGATCGTGGAAAATGCCTTTAAATCTTCCTTACAGGAGATCATCGTGGTCCTTGGCCATGCTGCTCAGCAAATCCAGCAGACCGTTGATCTTCACCGTGTGAAAGTGGTCGTAAATGAACATTATGACCTGGGGCAGAGCACATCAATTAAGGCGGGCCTGGCAGAGGTCTCGGACCAGAGCGCCGGCGTGATGTTCATTCTGGGAGATCAACCACTAATAGAGGTGAAAGTAATTGATGCGCTCATTGAAGGCTATCGCCAGGATAGAGCCTGGCTGGTGATTCCCACCTGGCGCGGCAGGCGAGGCAACCCCGTGCTTATCGCCCGCTCACTCTTCCCTCGGCTAAACACACTAATTGGGGATCCAGGGGCGAGAGTGCTTTTTGAGGAATATGCAAAGCAGATCAAGGAAATTGAGGTGGAAAACGACAGTATTCATTTTGATCTGGATACCTGGCATGACTACACTGAACTGAAAAAAAGGGAAGGCGCAACTCCGCCGAACCGGTGCGGTTAA